In Streptomyces sp. Li-HN-5-11, the sequence TGCCTCGGCCACCGGCACCGCGACATCCCCCGTGCTCCCACTTCCCACCGGTCGACGCTAACCCGGCCACCACGTACCGCCGGGCTTCTCCGGGCCGACGCGCGTGGAATCCCGGCGTTCGGGTCAGCCGAGGCCTGGTGCCCGCACCCACCCCGCCGGTCCCGGAGGCGGTGTCCCTCCGTGCACCGCCGTCATCCTCACGAGTGGAGGGTCGCCTTGACCGGACGCCGCCACGGGTCCGAACGCCTGCCCCCTGCTGACGCGGCATTCGGCCCGCAGGCGTCCTCGGACGGTTCGGACACGGACCGGCGATGTGCGCCGAGCGGGATCAGGACGCCTTCCGGCTCTCCGCTTCGGCGTTGGCGATGGACTCCGCCTCGGATTCCGCGAGCGCCGTGGCGACGCCGAACGCCTTCGCGATGTGGCCCGCGGCCGCCATGACCCGTGCCGTGCCCACGACGGGAGCGACCGCGACAAGGACGTCCTGCAACTGCTCGATGGTGAAGTCGGACTTGATCGCGGGATCGATGTGCGCCAGGTACGAGATCGCCGGTGCGTCCATGGCCACGAGCGCGGCGATGCGGGTGAGGATGAGCGTCCTCGGGTCCATGGTGCAGTGCTCGACCGAGTCGATGGTCATCGCGGCGAGCGTGTCGAGAACGGGAGTGTCGGACGCAGAGGCCATGTCGGGCCCGCCTTCCGGAGCCGTACGGAGCCGAACACGACCCGCTGGACGCGGGAGTTCCCTGCGTGTCGGCGATTTACCTTTTCAGCGTAGATGTGCGGTGTGTGTTGTGCGAGTCGGTTCGTACCGGCTCCTGTTCGTACCGGTTCCTGTGCCGCGCCATGTCAGCCGGACTCTGCGCGCGCAGGGGCGGCCGCGACGTCAGAGCACCGAGAGTGCCTCGTCGATGCGGCGCGACGCCCCCTTGTGCGTGACCCAGCTGCTCAGTGTTCTCAGCTCCGTCCTTGCCGCCCGGTCCCCGATCCGGGCCAGGGCGACGATGCCCGCCACCGCCACCTGAGCCGAACGGGGAGCGTGTCCGGACCGATGGTCCAGGGCGGTCTCGACGAGGCGGGCGAGGGCATCGACGGTGTCCGGGCGAGGCGGAAGGAAGGAAAGCATCCAGGCGAGTCCGCGCAGAACGTGAGAGTTGTACGGGTCGAAGGACAAGTTCACATCGAACGGGAGGTGCGGATGGCCGAGAAGGGGGGAGGTTCGATCCAGGTCAGCCAGCTCCAACCACCTCAGCACTGCTCGCCGCGCCTCCTCCGTGCCGACGGCGTCCAGCAGCGCCGAGCCGGTCCGGATCCACTTCGCCGACGGCGCGTCGGCTGTCGCGGGGGCCGCGTGCTCCAGCAGCCGCTGCCACGGCTCCCCGCCGGTGGCCGCTTCCTCGAGAGCCGCGTCGGCCCAGGGTTCACCGGGATTGAGTACCGGACCAGGGAAACGGGCCAGCAGGTTCCGCATTCCGGGTTCCGCGCCGTTCGCGGCCGCCTGCGTGCGACGGAATCCGGGCATGGCCGCCGCCGCGCCCGTGCGCCGGAAGGCGGCCAGGACGGCCGAGTCGGGAGTACGCCCGGCTGCGAGTTCCGCATCGGCGAGCTCCCAGATCCGGTGGGACGACCAGACGAGGTACTGGTCCCTCAACCCGGCGAGCCGTTGCCGGCGCTCGGCAGCCAGGAGGTCCCCGTCGAGGCCACGGGCAACTCCGGAGGCGGCCATGAGCAGTTCGGTGCGGACGTATTCCGGGCTCCGCCCGAACTCCTCCGCCGACCAGTCGTCTTCCACCTCGGCATACCAACGGGCCCATATGCCCGCGAGCTCCATCCGGTCCTTGCCGGGCAGTGCCCGTAAGAGCTCCATGTTCTCGTACCCCACGCCCGTCATCGAGCCATTGGCGCAGGCGGCTCGCACGACGGCGCGCGACAGCCCCGGTAGATCGCCGCGCTCGGCGAGGGCACGGTACTGAGCTGCCTGTTCTGTCAGGGCCTGGGTGTTGCTCATCCATCTGCTCACGGCCGCAGAGTAGAAGGAGCCACTGACATGCGCCGTCATGGGGGACGTGCCGGTCCACGGGCGGCGTTGATATCAGTCACCCGGCGAACCCGTCACCCGGCGAGCCCCGTCACCCGGCGAGTGGCGCTGTCACCCGGCGAGTGGCGCTGTCACCCAACGAGTGGCGCTGTCACCCGAAGAGGCAGCCTCCGGACACGGCCCGTCCTCACATCCCGGCCATGTCGCCCACACCGCCGCCGGTGAGGCCCGGCGCCAGCGCCGGGACCCAGAAGACGGCGACGGCCAGAGCGATCGAGGCGAGACCGGCGGCACGGGCCACCAGGCGGCCGGCCGGAGCGAGTTTCTCAGCGGTGATCACGGCGGCCAAGACCACCATGGCCCACAGGTTCATCAGGCCGAACGCCGCCAACACCAGCATGAGCGACCAGCAGCAGCCCAGGCAGAAAGCACCGTGGTGGGCTCCTGCGCGCAGATCGCGTGAGGTCCCCCGGTACGAGCCGTAGCGCAGCATCAGTCCGATCGGCGAGCGGCACCTCGCCAGGCAGCGGTCCTTGAGGGGGGTGAGCTGATAGACGCCGCCGACCGCGAACACGGCCGAGGCCACCGCCGCTCCCGCCGTTGCGGGCAGGCTCGCCGCCCGGCCCAGACCCGCGGCCAGCGCATACGCAGGCAGCCCGGCCGCGGCCCAGACGAGCAGGTAGGCAACCGTGAAAACGACCATGCGCGGCACCCGGCGCACGGTGATGGTGCGTGCGTACAGCCCGGCGACGGGCGCCGTGGCGGGCAGCATCATCGCGGCCATCATCAGCGTCCACACGGCCAGGAAAGCGGGCAGTCCCAGCCCCATCGTCCCGGGCATCGCCCGCATGCCGCCCCAGCGCGTCGCCGCCCAGACCCAGGCGGCGGCAGCGGCGACCAGCAGAAGGACGGCGGGGCGTGCCCCACGGCGGCCGGCGACCGGCCCACCGCTCATGCGGACCACGTGAAGGGCGCCGAGTGTCCGTTGCCGCCGGTGAAGTCCCAGGACCGTCCGTACACGCCGTCGCCCGTCGCACGGGTGGACCGGGCGATCGTCAGCGTGCTGTTCACCGGGTGGAACATGCCCGTCAGACCCATCACCGGACCGTCCTCGCCGAACTGCGGGGCGACCTGGTCCTCGATCTCGATGTCGATGGCGTCGCCCACCCGCGCCGCGTGGCGGCGGCCGTCGTCCCGGTAGTCGATGGGGACGCGCTCCACGCCCAGGACCTCGCCGATGAGCGGAGTGAGCGCCGCCATCGGCCCGCCGGCCTGGCCGGAGAAGACCTTGCCCAGCGCCTCCGCCTGACCGTCGTCGGCCGAAGCGTCGACGTAGAGGGCCACCTGCCAGCCGCCCTCGGCCATCACCCGCGGCGCGTCGATGAAAACGGCGACGCTGCGGTCGGAGACGTCCACGTCGTCCACGTTCCCGCTGTCCACGTGGAAGGCGAAGGTCACCTGGCAGCGCTCGTGGTCGGCCGGCGCGGTGAGGCCCGAAGTGGTGCAGGGGCAGACCACGTCGCAGTTGCAGCTCTCCACGTACGTGCCGTTCAGATTCCAGGGCATCGTTCCTCCCTGTTTCGAGTCCCCCGCGGCGATGGAAGCGCATCGGCAAGGTCCGCCCCCGCCCAGAAGCCGCTCTCCACCAGGCTATTCCCGACAACCCCCGTCCCGCAGATCCGCTGCCGGCGCGACTCACCGTGCCGCGTGCAAGGGGCCGAGGTATGACCTTGTGCAGGTGTCGAAGCGGCCTGCCGAGTGTGGGGCGCCGTACCAGGCATCCACGGCCGGATTGTCATGCGATGGCGCAGGCTCTGCCGCCGTCCGGTCCACTTCCAGATCGACCGTCACGCACCCGCAGCCGCATCTGCGTACTACACGCGTGTATGGAATCTGGGCCAGCAGGCCGCTGCTCACCGGATCAGAGCCGGCCAGCAACGCCCGCAGTGTCGCCTTGGCTCCCAACGACAGCGGTTCAGCCATCTGCATTGGCCACGCCGACGGGGCAGGACACGCCTGTCCCGCCCAGCCTGTGCTGTCGTGTGACCCATGGGCCCGAGCCGGCTGTCGGGTGGACCGGCCCGTCATCCGCGTAGGTGGCCAAGGACTTGCTCTTCAACGGGATAGGGGCGTTCTTGGGGCAGCAACCGGGTGGCGGAGTCCAGTTCGCCACCGTTGACCAGCGCGTGGATCTCGTGGGCGAGTGGGGTCACGTCGCGGATGGCGACTGTCCACTCGTCTGTGTAGCGTCGTGCGGCCTCACTGGAGAGGCCGAGTTGCAGAGACCGGTACGGCAGGGGTTGCAGGTGCAGATCGCGCTCGGGGTCCCACTGCACGCGAGCGGGCGCGCGTTGCAACTGGCGCTGCCAGGCGGCCCGGTCGGGGTGTACTCCGCGGACGTAGCTCGACAGGCAAGCGTGGCGCAGTGCCCAGTCGAAGCCGTCACGGCTGATCTCGACCGCGAGAACGGTCTCCTGCCCTTCCTTGGTGCCCCAGCCGCATCGGTACATCATCCATAGGAACGACGGCTTGATCCACGTCATCCTGTCGCGCTTCCACGCGGTGGGGAAACGGCCCTCCTGGACGGCGGGCAGGCCGATTTCCGGGGCGTACGCCTGGTAGACGGTGATCGTGGAGTCCGCGTAGGCCGCACGGATCTCGCGTTGCGGTTGTTCCATGGCCTACAGCGTGGAGTCAGCCGACGCGGGTGGCCACTGATTTTCGGTGCGCACGGGGGAAGGGGACAGGTGCCGGGCGTATTGCCGTACCCGCTACCGTCCTCCCGGTGAACCTCAACCTCATCAACGACGTGCCCGCCGGGCTGACGCGAAGAGCCCGGTCCTTTGTCAGTGCGCACGGCGTCAAGGTTGGCGTCCGACCGGTTGCGGAGCACAGGCAGTGGTGGCTTGGTCGGCAAGTTCCGGCTGCGGTGATCGACCGGATGGCCGGCTTTCAAC encodes:
- a CDS encoding carboxymuconolactone decarboxylase family protein translates to MASASDTPVLDTLAAMTIDSVEHCTMDPRTLILTRIAALVAMDAPAISYLAHIDPAIKSDFTIEQLQDVLVAVAPVVGTARVMAAAGHIAKAFGVATALAESEAESIANAEAESRKAS
- a CDS encoding DUF2182 domain-containing protein translates to MSGGPVAGRRGARPAVLLLVAAAAAWVWAATRWGGMRAMPGTMGLGLPAFLAVWTLMMAAMMLPATAPVAGLYARTITVRRVPRMVVFTVAYLLVWAAAGLPAYALAAGLGRAASLPATAGAAVASAVFAVGGVYQLTPLKDRCLARCRSPIGLMLRYGSYRGTSRDLRAGAHHGAFCLGCCWSLMLVLAAFGLMNLWAMVVLAAVITAEKLAPAGRLVARAAGLASIALAVAVFWVPALAPGLTGGGVGDMAGM
- a CDS encoding DUF1326 domain-containing protein — translated: MPWNLNGTYVESCNCDVVCPCTTSGLTAPADHERCQVTFAFHVDSGNVDDVDVSDRSVAVFIDAPRVMAEGGWQVALYVDASADDGQAEALGKVFSGQAGGPMAALTPLIGEVLGVERVPIDYRDDGRRHAARVGDAIDIEIEDQVAPQFGEDGPVMGLTGMFHPVNSTLTIARSTRATGDGVYGRSWDFTGGNGHSAPFTWSA
- a CDS encoding DUF4291 domain-containing protein, which gives rise to MEQPQREIRAAYADSTITVYQAYAPEIGLPAVQEGRFPTAWKRDRMTWIKPSFLWMMYRCGWGTKEGQETVLAVEISRDGFDWALRHACLSSYVRGVHPDRAAWQRQLQRAPARVQWDPERDLHLQPLPYRSLQLGLSSEAARRYTDEWTVAIRDVTPLAHEIHALVNGGELDSATRLLPQERPYPVEEQVLGHLRG